The DNA window GAGTGTGATTGTCGATGAGTTTGAATATAAGGTAGAGTATGAATGCTTACACCTTATTTGTGACAAGTGCAATTGTTTCGGACATCCAGCAACTGACTGCAGAATGACCTCAATAGAGTCAGAAAGGATGGATCGAAAGGAAACATCAGTGACCGAGACGGCGGCCCGAGTGGTGCAACCACAGGAAGCCtcaaaagagaaaatttttgaatttggatgCAATCCCAAAGAGTCAGTGATAGTTGCAGAAATTGGGGAGGAATTAGATGATACATTGTATATGAAGGAAGTGGGGTCCAGCATTTGAAAAATGAGGCTGGCTAGACCAAAGTCAACggtaaaaagagagaaaaattgaGCCAATCAAACAAAGCCCAATAAACCTCTAAAGACAAAATGCCGGTGCgctcaaataaaaaattggacCAGAACCGTGACTTTGGGTTACGTATGAGAGGAGCCGAATCAGGGATGAAGACCAGGTCGGTTAGCGGATCTAAGGCACGCATGGCATCTTCCAAACAGCAAGGGGTGAAGGGCAAAGCTATCTCCGTTGCGGTGCCGACTTTCACTGCCATTATCAAAAACGGACACAAGAGGTTGCGCCCTTCTTCTTTGCAGAATTCGCCGTCGACTCCGGACTGCCTTGGCGACACTAGCAAGCAGCAAATCGGTGAATTGGAAGGGTTGTTAGTGGAGGGACACAGACAAACTGGGCAACAACTGGACAAGGACAAGCAAGTCTCAGGGGGATATAATGGTGGATCTTCATCATCTCGTTAGGGACTTCAGCTGAGGTTGGTCATTTTACAATACAAATTGTTTTATGGATTATTTAGATTTAAGCTTTCTATTTTGGAATATTAGAGGTGCCTCTAATAAATTGGCCCGGGTTCATAGTAAGGAGTTAGTGAATAAATTTCACCCTacttttttcattctgtttgaAACCCATATTGCTTTCGAGAGGATGAAATCTTTTTGGAATAATCTAGGTTACCAGGGTGTTGGTATTGTTGAGGCTAATGGTCATAGTGGGGGTATCTGGGTTTTatgttcaaattcaaatatttctGTGAGAGTATTGGATGTAGTTGATCAATGTATCAGTTTTGAAATCACTATGGGCAATACATCTAGTTACTGCAGTGCGGTGTATGCTAATCCGCATATACATCGGCGTAAAGAACTGTGGGGTGACTTGACAAGGATTGCTAATATGATCCACGGACCTTGGATTGTGTTAGGGGACTTTAATGATGTTCTGTGGCAGAGTGAAGTTAGAGGGGGGCAGTTTAGACTTGCCAGAGCAGAACAATTTGCGGAAATATTAGAGGATTGTGGGCTGTTTGATATGGGGGCTATTGGGAGAAGATTCACTTGGTACAGGAAGGTGAAAGGTGGGGTGCAGGTGGCTAAGAAGCTTGATAGAGCAGTCATCAACCAGGACTGGCGACTAATGTTTCCGGAGGCTTATACTGAGGTGCTGGCGCGCCTTCACTCTGATCATTGCCCATTGTTCACTAGGTGAAAGATGGTAGAGAGGGCTACTAAGGGCCATCGTCCGTTCAGATTCCAGGCTGCGTGGATGACTCATCCTCTTTTTAGGAATGTTGTTGATACAGCTTGGAATAGAGGAGCTCCGGATGTAGTCAAATGTTTGTTGGAGGTTCAAAAAGAGGCAACTAGCttcaataaaaaggtttttggtaatatttttgttaagaaaagGGAGTTGGAGAGGCTTTTGAATGACGTCCAGATTACTCTAGAGAGTCGGGAGGATCAACAGCTTAGGATCAAAGAGCAAGTTTTGCATCAGGAACTGAATGCTGTCCTTCTTCAAGAAGAGCTGTTGTGGTATCAAAAATCTAGAGAACAATGGGTGAGATGTGGAGacagaaatacaaaattttttcatcTGCAGACAGTTATCAGGAgaaagaggaacaaaattcatggGTTATTTTTGGAGGATGGGTCTTGGGCCACGGAGACTACGACTCTAGAAATGGCGGCAAATTCTTTCTTTCAAAAGCTCTTTTCTACAAGGGAGGATATTGACCTGGACGCCATGGGGCCTTTTCCTTGTCCGTCTCTTAGTACTGAGGCTTGTCAAAAGTTAGTGGAACCGGTGACGTCTGAAGAGGTTAAAAGAGCTGTGATGACCATGAGTTCGTTTAAAGCCCCAGGGCCAGATGGATTTCAAGCAATTTTCTACAAAGAGTTCTGGGACTCTCTTAGCAACGATGTGTGTGGACTGGTCAAGCGAGCTTTTGAGGGTGAGCCAATGAATGCGGCTATTTTCGATACTCTAATTGTTCTAATTCCTAAAGTGGAAGTTCCCTCTTCCTTACGGGAGTTTCGGCCTATTAGCTTATGTaatgtaatttataaaattgtcaCAAAGGTTCTAGTTAACAGGTTCAGACCTTTCCTGTCGGAGATCATTGGTCCTTTGCAAGGAGGGTTCATTCCAGGACGAGGAACCACAGAGAATATTATCATTGCTCAGGAGATTATGCACTTCATGAGGAACACTAAGTCTCGAAAAGGGACCATGGCATTCaagattgatttggaaaaagcttATGACAGGGTAGACTGGCGTTTTTTGGAAGCTACTTTGGTCCGGTTTGGGTTTCCAAAGGCTACCATTAATCTTATATTGAATTGTGTGACTTCCTCTTCATTGGCAGTTTTGTGGAATGGGAACAGGCTCCAAAATTTCAATCCAAAGAGAGGGTTGAGGCAAGGAGATCCTATGTCTCCTTATCTATTTGTACTCTGTATGGAAATGCTTGCTTGCTTTATCTCTCATAGAGTTTCCCAAGGTTTGTGGAACCCAGTTGCGGTTTCTAGGAACGGACCACGACTCTCTCATTTGATGTTTGCAGATGATCTTTTGCTTTTCTGTAAGGCATCAAAAGCTCAAGTAATAGAGGTCATGCATTGTTTGGACTTGTTTTCTAGAGCGTCAGGTTTAAAGGTAAATCTTCATAAGTCAAAGGCCCAGTGTTCCAAGAGGGTGTCAGAGAGGAGAAAAGAGGTTCTCTCAGGGGTCTCTAACATCCGTTTCTGCAATGATTTGGGTAAATATCTGGGAATTAACATCGGTCATGCCAGAGCTTCCAGGAAGACGGCTCAGGAGGTTATTGAAAAAATTTCGAGAAAGCTCTCCAGTTGGAAAGGACGCCTACTAAATAAGGCAGGGAGGCTTTGTCTTGTTAAATCGGTTATGGCCTCTATCCCAGTTTATGAAATGCAAATTTCTCTTCTCCCGAAGTATGCATGTAATAAAATTGATTCCTTAATGAGACAGTTCTTGTGGAAAGGCCAAGCGACTGGAAAAGGGCTGCCTCTGGTCATGTGGGAGGTCGCCATAACTCCTAAAAAGGCAGGAGGATTGGGTATTAGGGATACTTCCTGTGCTAACATGGCGCTTTTGGGAAAGTTGGTATGGGATTGTCTAAACAATAGTGAGAAGTTATGGGTGCAGGTTTTGAAGCATAAATATCTCAGGAATCAATCTGGTATGAACGGAAACAGTAGAAATTCTTCATCGGCTACCTGGAAGAACATTGTTAGTGCCTATGAGCATCTCAAGGAAGGGCTTCATTGGAATATTGGAGATGTCCACAAATCAGTTTGGTATGATGAGTGGACTCCTTTTGGTAAACTTTGCAACCTTGTTCCTTATGTACATATTTCTGAATCAGATTTCATGGTGGCTGACTTGTGGAAAGGGGTGTCTTGGGAGGTTGATAGTCTTACCACGCCTATTCCGCATGAGATTAAGCAGTTTATTTGTGGTCTGAGATATCCTAGTTCGACTGAGTTGGAGCCACAGTGGGAGTGGTGGCCTGCAGCATCAAAAAAGTATAGTGCAAGGGAGGGTTACAGATGGTTattaaagaaagcattaaatTGGAATGCCAATAGTAATTGGAACTGGTTGTGGAACACAAACATTCCAGAGAAGTTCAAATTTACTATGTGGCTTGGCTTACATGATGCTCTACCAACTGAGACCTTTCGATTCAAGCGGCATTTAGCTTCTTCAGATATGTGTAAGAGATGTAACAAGGCGCAGGAGACTATGGAGCATTGCCTTAGAGACTGTGAACGATCAAAGGCAATTTGGTATATGTTGGATCCTAGTATCCTGGACTCGACGACTGGTACTGCTCTTGAAGAGTGGTTTCGGAAGGCCTTGGCTAACAATGAGGCGTCCTTTGGTGCAGGGCTTTGGTGGGTATGGAGACATAGGTGCAATGACATATTCAATACTGACAACCCTTGGACAGACCACAAGGTTGTTGCCTTGGCCAGAATTACTGCCAATGACTTATAGGTTTACAGGAATCGAAACAATGCCTTTAGGTCTCTCCGAAATTGCCTGTGTTGGGAACCACCGGTAGGTAAtagttttaaagttaattgtgaTGCAAGCTTGTATATGGATTCAAATTTAGCGggatttgggtgtattattagaGATTCTAAGGGAGATTGGATCTCGGGCTGCTCTGGAAGCATTCCCCCTTGGTCTATAATCAGATGTGAATTATTTGCTGCTTGGAGGGGGCTGGTTTTAGCTTGGGATTGCGGTTTGAGGGATATTATATGTGCAACGGATTGCCTTGACATTCTGCCCATCATGCATGAGCTTACAAGTGGGTATTCATCTGAAGTAACAGATTTGGTTCACAAGATTCAGGAGCTTTTATCTCGTCCTTGGCTTGTTCACGTTGAATGGGTGTCCCGAGAAGCAAATAGAGCTGCGGATTGGATGGCTAAATATGGTGCCAAGAATAACTCTAATCATGTTATTTGGTCTGAGCCTTGTGTTGATCTCCAACGAATCATCCGCTCGGATTTAGGATAGTTTTTGCTTTGTTTCTTTCCTTGTttagacaccaaaaaaaaaaatatgacatGACAATCATCTGCTGATATATCATTAAAACGTGGATTGTTGTCGTACGTTAGTAACACATCAATATATAATTACCACATTAGTATTTTCACTAACGATGTTAATCTTAAGGATATATTTGAAATgctagaaaaaaataaaataaattaaatattaaatttttttaaaaaaattaaaatatatatatatatattttattcttaaatttattatagataaaaatataatatatccATAAAAGTCATGTGAAATAATATTTGCTtttgtgtaaatatttttactttcttataatataaaaaaatcttttatcttctttactttatattaataattgctAATACTacgaataaaaaatatatgaaataagcatatacataaaaataatatatataatattcttcGAAAGTAATTATTCAATACTATTCATTTGGATTatattaaatcaattttaaatagtTGATGATCTAAGATCCAATtcaattttgtggttttgacCTTTTTGTTAAGATCcagtataatttaaaattttgcaattctagttgaattaaataataaggTTGAATTAGAGGATAGTACTCttgttaaacttaaaaaatatttgggggtgtttaatttaaaattttgggtCTATAAGGGCGTCTAGAAACTTTTGTGCCCGCAATACACTGCATTATTAAATTTCTTTGAACCATTTAATACTAATAGTAAACAGTACACTTTCGTTGAACGACTTATGGATAATCTTATAACTTTTCTGAATTTCCATTCGTCCAAATCGCAATGTTTGACAAACTCAAAAAAGAAGTCGTGGATGTAGAAAAGATCTAAATGAGAATTTtacacaaaatatttaattatggtTTTTCATTGTAacgaaaaaatttatttaataatctataaattaaatttataattttaagaattttattgtatatgatgataataaaattacaaattactAAAAGTTAAGATccaaacttattatttttttgttattttgtcaATTGTTGTGTTTATATTAAAATGAATTGAAAGGATGacctatttattttataaaagtggATCATATATTTAAACTCGTCTACGTATATTAATTATGTTAGGTATACATTGAAATCAATTATTTGTATagatacatattaaaatatatattaaaaataaattaaattatatatatattatctcttatttttctatttgattttgatttccatAGTGCCAGAATGCAcacatttgatttaattatgaattcttgcatttatttttgttttgtaattttattatttaattatattaagtgtacactaaaattaattattaatataaaatatatattaaatataaaatataaattaaaaataaataattttaataattaattttagtatataaataatatttttttacatatatattcaTTTTTCTATGTAGAAAGTAATGAGGTTTAATTTGCTTTAAACAATGAAAAATGAGGATGTAATactaatgaaataaaatatgaattaatgaTCAACATGTTTACTAAAAAGTTATCTGTTAATTTCGTTTTTGAAAGATTATATGTCTCAAATTTATGccctacaaaatatatatacaaaattaaattgttCTTTCTGTTAGTTAAATAatagtatttaattaatttgattcattaatttttttttctaaaaaatcaaCTTGTTAAACCGTGTGAATCGTTACTAATTTAATCGGCTCACTGGTTAGCAATCGATttaactaaaacaaaatatagggagtcaataaaatatttgtacaatatatacaatagaGATTTAAAAATGTTCGAttcagtattagagatataattattagtgttacttttttctattaacttaaatttttgaaatgagaTTATTCTGAATAATATGAATGATATTCATTTTATAATTCATATAGtctattgtataaatatttcattgagtCCTTAGTAGGACTCATTAACTAATTTTACAACAATAATTTAAtgcaaatatattttttatagagcTGAATTGGTCAAAAGACTCATTTTGGTTTCATTTTTAAAGTCATGACTTTTTGAGACcaacttaaaatatttaatcttttaaaaaccaaaatcacGCACATACGAGATCTTTTACTAACGATTTTAACAAATAACCAATAAAACATATGTTTCTTCTTAAAGAGAAATAAGTTTTTCAATtcaaaatgtatatatatatgtttaagtGGTTAAcggtttcatttttattttttatttataaaaaagaaaatatacttGATTAAATAGttttctattttactttctttatGTNNNNNNNNNNNNNNNNNNNNNNNNNNNNNNNNNNNNNNNNNNNNNNNNNNNNNNNNNNNNNNNNNNNNNNNNNNNNNNNNNNNNNNNNNNNNNNNNNNNNNNNNNNNNNNNNNNNNNNNNNNNNNNNNNNNNNNNNNNNNNNNNNNNNNNNNNNNNNNNNNNNNNNNNNNNNNNNNNNNNNNNNNNNNNNNNNNNNNNNGTTCTTTGTTGGGCACACAAGAGCAGAGAAGAGATGACACCACCACATCCCACAGGGCAGTGCCTATAAATACAACCCACTACTCCTCTCTTCTTCATCACTCTTAATTACTTtacattctcttcttcattatCAACATATTTATAACAATCATGGCCGTCTTCACTTTTGAGGATGAAATCACCTCCACCGTCCCCCCTGCTAAGCTTTACAATGCTTTGAAGGATGCCGACTCCATCACCCCTAAGATTATTGATGACGTCAAGAGTGTTGAAATCGTCGAGGGAAACGGTGGTCCTGGAACCATCAAGAAACTCACCATTGTCGAAAGTCAGTAACTACTGAATTCAGTAAACATATTATATATGTGATAATTATGTGTTATGacttgtaataataataatgacatATATGCAGATGGAGAAACCAAGTTTATCTTGCACAAAGTGGAGGCAATAGATGAGGCTAACTATGCATACAACTACAGCGTGGTTGGAGGAGTGGCGCTGCCTCCCACGGCGGAGAAGATAACATTTGAGACAAAGCTGGTAGAAGGACCCAACGGAGGATCCATTGGGAAGCTTACTCTCAAGTACCACTCTAAAGGAGATGCAAAGCCAGATGAGGAAGAGTTGAAGAAGGGTAAGGCCAAGGGTGAAGGTCTCTTCAGGGCTATTGAGGGTTACGTCTTGGCCAACCCTACTCTGTATTGATTACAACAACATCATCAATTCTGTGTCGTTCAATGTTGCATGTTTCTTATACCAACCAAATTTGTGTGCTTGGTTTCTAATAAAATTTGAGTCTTTGTATCCCACTTCATCAATATAAAAAGTTAGTacgttttttttgttttttgaatttctttgttAATGTTACTTAgcgaattttttcttttcaattctttttcttgtttttatttattttcgccCTTCGATCAGTATTAGACGATTGTCCGTTGGATGAAGGAGTTGTTAggctaattttttaatat is part of the Arachis duranensis cultivar V14167 chromosome 1, aradu.V14167.gnm2.J7QH, whole genome shotgun sequence genome and encodes:
- the LOC107463718 gene encoding uncharacterized protein LOC107463718, which codes for MKSFWNNLGYQGVGIVEANGHSGGIWVLCSNSNISVRVLDVVDQCISFEITMGNTSSYCSAVYANPHIHRRKELWGDLTRIANMIHGPWIVLGDFNDVLWQSEVRGGQFRLARAEQFAEILEDCGLFDMGAIGRRFTWYRKVKGGVQVAKKLDRAVINQDWRLMFPEAYTEVLARLHSDHCPLFTR
- the LOC107463234 gene encoding pathogenesis-related protein 2-like, whose amino-acid sequence is MAVFTFEDEITSTVPPAKLYNALKDADSITPKIIDDVKSVEIVEGNGGPGTIKKLTIVENGETKFILHKVEAIDEANYAYNYSVVGGVALPPTAEKITFETKLVEGPNGGSIGKLTLKYHSKGDAKPDEEELKKGKAKGEGLFRAIEGYVLANPTLY